In a single window of the Ooceraea biroi isolate clonal line C1 chromosome 8, Obir_v5.4, whole genome shotgun sequence genome:
- the LOC105284875 gene encoding uncharacterized protein LOC105284875 isoform X1 yields the protein MKLLIIMINVFGICANGTFWIVLQKEMDDVNINEISIHLDEIKLDADTDEWIKLSWTNRQNDTNEEAPEIPDTQKECLDNETLETQTKDNNNEISTNVESEDISDGISVISESDVEDVGINPSQTCQLNDKTTFKKRRRYIIEETMKTTIACLFGVMAGFLLHMMSMYYIIPPNQFLSKISNETLITTSHNIVNTYKELAEVKAILSEIEVYTKATNYEISVKDRLTQVFKSINSSKMDNESIIESLDSNLHPLNQLQLFLYLLSPSLIKIDDINNLPKYKMNKTLDIVNNVKEFYETLILFKNGTQNVNNFTTIKFLQNTADKIHNTSQLLLFDLLEKINKITLNIYNKYAKLVHKLREKLCYLKNTLPDNNGFLKQLTENNQLFENYDKSCFSNYSSQNLSDKTVKRNTKKNNMKNRILRNPEKLDDPVLYAKHDETNISKVYNNNSFLKSESNKAQDIKSSTAKNAKIANDKIDYTSELSLSEKILPESMSEIIQNMNDKYNKESDTSTKEWCHLENIFDEELLKLSKNNKENNKNLINWCERISDILKSIGVQEKDILKNSFNKLLIQDPCIPSHANNYCSENNIDMSISDIVLKDKTKDFVVTSDKKHINIATTVTDDESFAPILLITEKDGLKKKDSVKSNAPTNTIFDNNNANVEINNTIQKNTKRHVSQEEVISYRKPKSSFNTRDTQQNNQHYIGKNSRKKRFFEKILLQDHADWYFLRSNSRKTARKNMNTNYKLDWYFQRAHSRKNARKYIKYQQNTKFRRKHP from the exons TGTTTGGATAATGAGACCTTGGAAACACAAACGAAAGataataacaatgaaatatcTACAAATGTGGAATCAGAAGATATATCCGATGGTATATCCGTCATATCAGAGAGTGATGTAGAAGATGTTGGTATAAATCCCTCCCAAACCTGTCAACTTAATGATAAAAcaacatttaagaaacgtaGGAGATACATTATAGAAGAG ACAATGAAAACGACTATTGCCTGTTTGTTTGGCGTTATGGCTGGTTTCCTTTTGCATATGATGTCGATGTACTATATAATCCCACCAAATCAATTCTTAAGTAAAATTTCTAATGAAACTCTTATAACTACAAgtcataatattgttaatacttATAAAGAGTTAGCAGAAG tgAAAGCTATATTAAGTGAAATTGAAGTGTATACTAAAGCAACCAATTACGAAATTTCTGTAAAGGACAGATTAACGCAAGtctttaaaagtattaattctAGTAAAATGGATAACGAATCTATCATAGAATCTTTAGATTCTAATTTGCACCCATTGAATCAACtccaattatttctatatctgTTATCACCATCacttattaaaattgatgatataaataatttgccaaaatataaaatgaataagacGTTGGACATTGTGAATAatgtaaaagaattttatgaaaccttaatattatttaagaatgGTACACAAAATGTGAATAATTTCACTACTATAAA GTTTCTGCAAAATACTGCTGATAAAATACATAACACATCTCAGTTACTGCTTTTTGACTtgttagaaaaaataaataaaataacattaaatatttataataaatatgctaaATTGGTACATAAGTTGCGTGAAAAATTatgctatttaaaaaatacgcTACCTGATAATAATGGATTCTTAAAACAATTAACTGAGAATAATCAACTTttcgaaaattatgataaatccTGTTTCTCAAATTATTCATCACAAAACTTGAGTGATAAAACTGTTAAAAGAAATACAAAGAAGAACAATATGAAGAATCGAATCCTGAGGAATCCTGAAAAACTTGACGACCCAGTATTATATGCAAAGCATGATGAGACAAATATTTCTAAagtttataacaataatagcTTCTTGAAAAGTGAAAGCAATAAAGCACAAGATATAAAAAGTTCTACTGCAAA gAATGCGAAAATTGCCAACGATAAAATAGATTATACTTCTGAATTATCCTTATCCGAGAAAATATTGCCAGAAAGTATGAGCgagataatacaaaatatgaatgataaatataataaagaaagtgATACATCAACTAAAGAATGGTGtcatttagaaaatatatttgacgaAGAATTATTGAAACTGAGTAAGAATAATAaggaaaacaataaaaatttaattaattggtGTGAGAGAATAagtgatattttaaaatcaatTGGAGTACAAGAAAAggatatattaaagaatagtTTTAATAAGCTTTTAATACAAGATCCATGTATACCTTCACAcgcaaataattattgttcagaaaataatatagatatgTCTATATCTGACATTGTACTAAAG gaTAAAACAAAAGATTTCGTCGTTACCTCTgataagaaacatataaatattgcaacaaCTGTGACGGATGATGAAAGTTTTGCACCAATTCTGCTTATAACGGAAAAAGATGGACTAAAGAAAAAAGACTCTGTAAAATCAAATGCTCCTACCAACACAATcttcgataataataatgcaaacgtcgaaataaataataccattcagaaaaatacaaaacgtCACGTGTCGCAGGAAGAGGTCATTAGTTATCGTAAACCCAAGTCTTCGTTTAATACACGCGATACACAACAAAATAACCAACATTATATAGGcaaaaattcaagaaagaAAAG ATTTTTTGAAAAGATATTGCTGCAGGACCATGCAGACTGGTACTTTCTACGAAGTAATTCTCGTAAAACTGCACGCAAGAATATGAATACGAATTACAAACTTGATTGGTACTTTCAACGGGCTCATTCCCGTAAAAACGCACGCAAATATATTAAGTACCAGCAGAACACcaaatttagaagaaaacATCCATGA
- the LOC105284875 gene encoding uncharacterized protein LOC105284875 isoform X2 translates to MGVIRQLSHTTRTRTREHEIAKLKEMDDVNINEISIHLDEIKLDADTDEWIKLSWTNRQNDTNEEAPEIPDTQKECLDNETLETQTKDNNNEISTNVESEDISDGISVISESDVEDVGINPSQTCQLNDKTTFKKRRRYIIEETMKTTIACLFGVMAGFLLHMMSMYYIIPPNQFLSKISNETLITTSHNIVNTYKELAEVKAILSEIEVYTKATNYEISVKDRLTQVFKSINSSKMDNESIIESLDSNLHPLNQLQLFLYLLSPSLIKIDDINNLPKYKMNKTLDIVNNVKEFYETLILFKNGTQNVNNFTTIKFLQNTADKIHNTSQLLLFDLLEKINKITLNIYNKYAKLVHKLREKLCYLKNTLPDNNGFLKQLTENNQLFENYDKSCFSNYSSQNLSDKTVKRNTKKNNMKNRILRNPEKLDDPVLYAKHDETNISKVYNNNSFLKSESNKAQDIKSSTAKNAKIANDKIDYTSELSLSEKILPESMSEIIQNMNDKYNKESDTSTKEWCHLENIFDEELLKLSKNNKENNKNLINWCERISDILKSIGVQEKDILKNSFNKLLIQDPCIPSHANNYCSENNIDMSISDIVLKDKTKDFVVTSDKKHINIATTVTDDESFAPILLITEKDGLKKKDSVKSNAPTNTIFDNNNANVEINNTIQKNTKRHVSQEEVISYRKPKSSFNTRDTQQNNQHYIGKNSRKKRFFEKILLQDHADWYFLRSNSRKTARKNMNTNYKLDWYFQRAHSRKNARKYIKYQQNTKFRRKHP, encoded by the exons TGTTTGGATAATGAGACCTTGGAAACACAAACGAAAGataataacaatgaaatatcTACAAATGTGGAATCAGAAGATATATCCGATGGTATATCCGTCATATCAGAGAGTGATGTAGAAGATGTTGGTATAAATCCCTCCCAAACCTGTCAACTTAATGATAAAAcaacatttaagaaacgtaGGAGATACATTATAGAAGAG ACAATGAAAACGACTATTGCCTGTTTGTTTGGCGTTATGGCTGGTTTCCTTTTGCATATGATGTCGATGTACTATATAATCCCACCAAATCAATTCTTAAGTAAAATTTCTAATGAAACTCTTATAACTACAAgtcataatattgttaatacttATAAAGAGTTAGCAGAAG tgAAAGCTATATTAAGTGAAATTGAAGTGTATACTAAAGCAACCAATTACGAAATTTCTGTAAAGGACAGATTAACGCAAGtctttaaaagtattaattctAGTAAAATGGATAACGAATCTATCATAGAATCTTTAGATTCTAATTTGCACCCATTGAATCAACtccaattatttctatatctgTTATCACCATCacttattaaaattgatgatataaataatttgccaaaatataaaatgaataagacGTTGGACATTGTGAATAatgtaaaagaattttatgaaaccttaatattatttaagaatgGTACACAAAATGTGAATAATTTCACTACTATAAA GTTTCTGCAAAATACTGCTGATAAAATACATAACACATCTCAGTTACTGCTTTTTGACTtgttagaaaaaataaataaaataacattaaatatttataataaatatgctaaATTGGTACATAAGTTGCGTGAAAAATTatgctatttaaaaaatacgcTACCTGATAATAATGGATTCTTAAAACAATTAACTGAGAATAATCAACTTttcgaaaattatgataaatccTGTTTCTCAAATTATTCATCACAAAACTTGAGTGATAAAACTGTTAAAAGAAATACAAAGAAGAACAATATGAAGAATCGAATCCTGAGGAATCCTGAAAAACTTGACGACCCAGTATTATATGCAAAGCATGATGAGACAAATATTTCTAAagtttataacaataatagcTTCTTGAAAAGTGAAAGCAATAAAGCACAAGATATAAAAAGTTCTACTGCAAA gAATGCGAAAATTGCCAACGATAAAATAGATTATACTTCTGAATTATCCTTATCCGAGAAAATATTGCCAGAAAGTATGAGCgagataatacaaaatatgaatgataaatataataaagaaagtgATACATCAACTAAAGAATGGTGtcatttagaaaatatatttgacgaAGAATTATTGAAACTGAGTAAGAATAATAaggaaaacaataaaaatttaattaattggtGTGAGAGAATAagtgatattttaaaatcaatTGGAGTACAAGAAAAggatatattaaagaatagtTTTAATAAGCTTTTAATACAAGATCCATGTATACCTTCACAcgcaaataattattgttcagaaaataatatagatatgTCTATATCTGACATTGTACTAAAG gaTAAAACAAAAGATTTCGTCGTTACCTCTgataagaaacatataaatattgcaacaaCTGTGACGGATGATGAAAGTTTTGCACCAATTCTGCTTATAACGGAAAAAGATGGACTAAAGAAAAAAGACTCTGTAAAATCAAATGCTCCTACCAACACAATcttcgataataataatgcaaacgtcgaaataaataataccattcagaaaaatacaaaacgtCACGTGTCGCAGGAAGAGGTCATTAGTTATCGTAAACCCAAGTCTTCGTTTAATACACGCGATACACAACAAAATAACCAACATTATATAGGcaaaaattcaagaaagaAAAG ATTTTTTGAAAAGATATTGCTGCAGGACCATGCAGACTGGTACTTTCTACGAAGTAATTCTCGTAAAACTGCACGCAAGAATATGAATACGAATTACAAACTTGATTGGTACTTTCAACGGGCTCATTCCCGTAAAAACGCACGCAAATATATTAAGTACCAGCAGAACACcaaatttagaagaaaacATCCATGA
- the LOC105284875 gene encoding uncharacterized protein LOC105284875 isoform X4: MKTTIACLFGVMAGFLLHMMSMYYIIPPNQFLSKISNETLITTSHNIVNTYKELAEVKAILSEIEVYTKATNYEISVKDRLTQVFKSINSSKMDNESIIESLDSNLHPLNQLQLFLYLLSPSLIKIDDINNLPKYKMNKTLDIVNNVKEFYETLILFKNGTQNVNNFTTIKFLQNTADKIHNTSQLLLFDLLEKINKITLNIYNKYAKLVHKLREKLCYLKNTLPDNNGFLKQLTENNQLFENYDKSCFSNYSSQNLSDKTVKRNTKKNNMKNRILRNPEKLDDPVLYAKHDETNISKVYNNNSFLKSESNKAQDIKSSTAKNAKIANDKIDYTSELSLSEKILPESMSEIIQNMNDKYNKESDTSTKEWCHLENIFDEELLKLSKNNKENNKNLINWCERISDILKSIGVQEKDILKNSFNKLLIQDPCIPSHANNYCSENNIDMSISDIVLKDKTKDFVVTSDKKHINIATTVTDDESFAPILLITEKDGLKKKDSVKSNAPTNTIFDNNNANVEINNTIQKNTKRHVSQEEVISYRKPKSSFNTRDTQQNNQHYIGKNSRKKRFFEKILLQDHADWYFLRSNSRKTARKNMNTNYKLDWYFQRAHSRKNARKYIKYQQNTKFRRKHP, from the exons ATGAAAACGACTATTGCCTGTTTGTTTGGCGTTATGGCTGGTTTCCTTTTGCATATGATGTCGATGTACTATATAATCCCACCAAATCAATTCTTAAGTAAAATTTCTAATGAAACTCTTATAACTACAAgtcataatattgttaatacttATAAAGAGTTAGCAGAAG tgAAAGCTATATTAAGTGAAATTGAAGTGTATACTAAAGCAACCAATTACGAAATTTCTGTAAAGGACAGATTAACGCAAGtctttaaaagtattaattctAGTAAAATGGATAACGAATCTATCATAGAATCTTTAGATTCTAATTTGCACCCATTGAATCAACtccaattatttctatatctgTTATCACCATCacttattaaaattgatgatataaataatttgccaaaatataaaatgaataagacGTTGGACATTGTGAATAatgtaaaagaattttatgaaaccttaatattatttaagaatgGTACACAAAATGTGAATAATTTCACTACTATAAA GTTTCTGCAAAATACTGCTGATAAAATACATAACACATCTCAGTTACTGCTTTTTGACTtgttagaaaaaataaataaaataacattaaatatttataataaatatgctaaATTGGTACATAAGTTGCGTGAAAAATTatgctatttaaaaaatacgcTACCTGATAATAATGGATTCTTAAAACAATTAACTGAGAATAATCAACTTttcgaaaattatgataaatccTGTTTCTCAAATTATTCATCACAAAACTTGAGTGATAAAACTGTTAAAAGAAATACAAAGAAGAACAATATGAAGAATCGAATCCTGAGGAATCCTGAAAAACTTGACGACCCAGTATTATATGCAAAGCATGATGAGACAAATATTTCTAAagtttataacaataatagcTTCTTGAAAAGTGAAAGCAATAAAGCACAAGATATAAAAAGTTCTACTGCAAA gAATGCGAAAATTGCCAACGATAAAATAGATTATACTTCTGAATTATCCTTATCCGAGAAAATATTGCCAGAAAGTATGAGCgagataatacaaaatatgaatgataaatataataaagaaagtgATACATCAACTAAAGAATGGTGtcatttagaaaatatatttgacgaAGAATTATTGAAACTGAGTAAGAATAATAaggaaaacaataaaaatttaattaattggtGTGAGAGAATAagtgatattttaaaatcaatTGGAGTACAAGAAAAggatatattaaagaatagtTTTAATAAGCTTTTAATACAAGATCCATGTATACCTTCACAcgcaaataattattgttcagaaaataatatagatatgTCTATATCTGACATTGTACTAAAG gaTAAAACAAAAGATTTCGTCGTTACCTCTgataagaaacatataaatattgcaacaaCTGTGACGGATGATGAAAGTTTTGCACCAATTCTGCTTATAACGGAAAAAGATGGACTAAAGAAAAAAGACTCTGTAAAATCAAATGCTCCTACCAACACAATcttcgataataataatgcaaacgtcgaaataaataataccattcagaaaaatacaaaacgtCACGTGTCGCAGGAAGAGGTCATTAGTTATCGTAAACCCAAGTCTTCGTTTAATACACGCGATACACAACAAAATAACCAACATTATATAGGcaaaaattcaagaaagaAAAG ATTTTTTGAAAAGATATTGCTGCAGGACCATGCAGACTGGTACTTTCTACGAAGTAATTCTCGTAAAACTGCACGCAAGAATATGAATACGAATTACAAACTTGATTGGTACTTTCAACGGGCTCATTCCCGTAAAAACGCACGCAAATATATTAAGTACCAGCAGAACACcaaatttagaagaaaacATCCATGA
- the LOC105284875 gene encoding uncharacterized protein LOC105284875 isoform X3: MKEMDDVNINEISIHLDEIKLDADTDEWIKLSWTNRQNDTNEEAPEIPDTQKECLDNETLETQTKDNNNEISTNVESEDISDGISVISESDVEDVGINPSQTCQLNDKTTFKKRRRYIIEETMKTTIACLFGVMAGFLLHMMSMYYIIPPNQFLSKISNETLITTSHNIVNTYKELAEVKAILSEIEVYTKATNYEISVKDRLTQVFKSINSSKMDNESIIESLDSNLHPLNQLQLFLYLLSPSLIKIDDINNLPKYKMNKTLDIVNNVKEFYETLILFKNGTQNVNNFTTIKFLQNTADKIHNTSQLLLFDLLEKINKITLNIYNKYAKLVHKLREKLCYLKNTLPDNNGFLKQLTENNQLFENYDKSCFSNYSSQNLSDKTVKRNTKKNNMKNRILRNPEKLDDPVLYAKHDETNISKVYNNNSFLKSESNKAQDIKSSTAKNAKIANDKIDYTSELSLSEKILPESMSEIIQNMNDKYNKESDTSTKEWCHLENIFDEELLKLSKNNKENNKNLINWCERISDILKSIGVQEKDILKNSFNKLLIQDPCIPSHANNYCSENNIDMSISDIVLKDKTKDFVVTSDKKHINIATTVTDDESFAPILLITEKDGLKKKDSVKSNAPTNTIFDNNNANVEINNTIQKNTKRHVSQEEVISYRKPKSSFNTRDTQQNNQHYIGKNSRKKRFFEKILLQDHADWYFLRSNSRKTARKNMNTNYKLDWYFQRAHSRKNARKYIKYQQNTKFRRKHP; the protein is encoded by the exons TGTTTGGATAATGAGACCTTGGAAACACAAACGAAAGataataacaatgaaatatcTACAAATGTGGAATCAGAAGATATATCCGATGGTATATCCGTCATATCAGAGAGTGATGTAGAAGATGTTGGTATAAATCCCTCCCAAACCTGTCAACTTAATGATAAAAcaacatttaagaaacgtaGGAGATACATTATAGAAGAG ACAATGAAAACGACTATTGCCTGTTTGTTTGGCGTTATGGCTGGTTTCCTTTTGCATATGATGTCGATGTACTATATAATCCCACCAAATCAATTCTTAAGTAAAATTTCTAATGAAACTCTTATAACTACAAgtcataatattgttaatacttATAAAGAGTTAGCAGAAG tgAAAGCTATATTAAGTGAAATTGAAGTGTATACTAAAGCAACCAATTACGAAATTTCTGTAAAGGACAGATTAACGCAAGtctttaaaagtattaattctAGTAAAATGGATAACGAATCTATCATAGAATCTTTAGATTCTAATTTGCACCCATTGAATCAACtccaattatttctatatctgTTATCACCATCacttattaaaattgatgatataaataatttgccaaaatataaaatgaataagacGTTGGACATTGTGAATAatgtaaaagaattttatgaaaccttaatattatttaagaatgGTACACAAAATGTGAATAATTTCACTACTATAAA GTTTCTGCAAAATACTGCTGATAAAATACATAACACATCTCAGTTACTGCTTTTTGACTtgttagaaaaaataaataaaataacattaaatatttataataaatatgctaaATTGGTACATAAGTTGCGTGAAAAATTatgctatttaaaaaatacgcTACCTGATAATAATGGATTCTTAAAACAATTAACTGAGAATAATCAACTTttcgaaaattatgataaatccTGTTTCTCAAATTATTCATCACAAAACTTGAGTGATAAAACTGTTAAAAGAAATACAAAGAAGAACAATATGAAGAATCGAATCCTGAGGAATCCTGAAAAACTTGACGACCCAGTATTATATGCAAAGCATGATGAGACAAATATTTCTAAagtttataacaataatagcTTCTTGAAAAGTGAAAGCAATAAAGCACAAGATATAAAAAGTTCTACTGCAAA gAATGCGAAAATTGCCAACGATAAAATAGATTATACTTCTGAATTATCCTTATCCGAGAAAATATTGCCAGAAAGTATGAGCgagataatacaaaatatgaatgataaatataataaagaaagtgATACATCAACTAAAGAATGGTGtcatttagaaaatatatttgacgaAGAATTATTGAAACTGAGTAAGAATAATAaggaaaacaataaaaatttaattaattggtGTGAGAGAATAagtgatattttaaaatcaatTGGAGTACAAGAAAAggatatattaaagaatagtTTTAATAAGCTTTTAATACAAGATCCATGTATACCTTCACAcgcaaataattattgttcagaaaataatatagatatgTCTATATCTGACATTGTACTAAAG gaTAAAACAAAAGATTTCGTCGTTACCTCTgataagaaacatataaatattgcaacaaCTGTGACGGATGATGAAAGTTTTGCACCAATTCTGCTTATAACGGAAAAAGATGGACTAAAGAAAAAAGACTCTGTAAAATCAAATGCTCCTACCAACACAATcttcgataataataatgcaaacgtcgaaataaataataccattcagaaaaatacaaaacgtCACGTGTCGCAGGAAGAGGTCATTAGTTATCGTAAACCCAAGTCTTCGTTTAATACACGCGATACACAACAAAATAACCAACATTATATAGGcaaaaattcaagaaagaAAAG ATTTTTTGAAAAGATATTGCTGCAGGACCATGCAGACTGGTACTTTCTACGAAGTAATTCTCGTAAAACTGCACGCAAGAATATGAATACGAATTACAAACTTGATTGGTACTTTCAACGGGCTCATTCCCGTAAAAACGCACGCAAATATATTAAGTACCAGCAGAACACcaaatttagaagaaaacATCCATGA